A genomic stretch from Mya arenaria isolate MELC-2E11 chromosome 10, ASM2691426v1 includes:
- the LOC128206456 gene encoding protein usf-like isoform X2: MIGFCQQSIAILEISSRSLKTANMSKVEFDSANSKGPCPGVLQGEGLDTTKGLIVLQEWWGMNDQIVAEAKMIGENGKFKTIVPDLYRGKVATDSETAGHLMDNLDWDGALADIAGAAKFLMSKGCKKVGVTGFCMGGALSLATAVKVSEISAAAPFYGIPDSTKYDVSTITIPVQAHFGDKDDLEGFSSPADAEALKGRMKDERFELFMYPGCGHAFTNPTGPMGNYNEEQCKIALGRMQEFMNKYLA; the protein is encoded by the exons ATGATCGGcttctgtcaacaaagcattgCCATCTTGGAAATATCTAGCAG AAGCCTTAAAACTGCCAATATGTCTAAAGTTGAATTTGATTCTGCCAATTCAAAAGGGCCTTGCCCTGGAGTGCTCCAAGGTGAGGGTTTGGACACCACAAAAGGCCTTATTGTTCTGCAG GAATGGTGGGGAATGAATGACCAAATCGTTGCAGAGGCAAAAATGATCGGTGAAAATGGAAAGTTCAAAACAATTGTGCCAG ACCTTTACCGAGGTAAGGTGGCGACTGACTCCGAGACTGCAGGTCACCTGATGGATAACCTGGATTGGGACGGTGCGCTGGCTGATATCGCTGGAGCTGCAAAGTTTCTAATGAGCAAAGGATGTAAGAAG GTGGGCGTGACAGGGTTCTGTATGGGCGGAGCCCTAAGTCTGGCAACCGCGGTCAAAGTGTCAGAAATCTCGGCAGCTGCCCCTTTTTACGGAATCCCAGACAGTACAAAGTATGACGTCAGTACCATAACCATTCCCGTACAGGCTCATTTCGGTGACAAAGACGACCTGGAAGGGTTTTCATCCCCCGCTGATGCTGAGGCACTGAAAGGGCGAATGAAAGATGAAAGATTTGAGTTGTTCATGTATCCCGGTTGTGGCCACGCTTTTACCAATCCCACGGGGCCCATGGGGAACTATAATGAAGAGCAGTGTAAGATCGCGCTTGGACGGATGCAGgaatttatgaacaaatatcttgCTTAG
- the LOC128206456 gene encoding protein usf-like isoform X3, with protein MSKVEFDSANSKGPCPGVLQGEGLDTTKGLIVLQEWWGMNDQIVAEAKMIGENGKFKTIVPDLYRGKVATDSETAGHLMDNLDWDGALADIAGAAKFLMSKGCKKVGVTGFCMGGALSLATAVKVSEISAAAPFYGIPDSTKYDVSTITIPVQAHFGDKDDLEGFSSPADAEALKGRMKDERFELFMYPGCGHAFTNPTGPMGNYNEEQCKIALGRMQEFMNKYLA; from the exons ATGTCTAAAGTTGAATTTGATTCTGCCAATTCAAAAGGGCCTTGCCCTGGAGTGCTCCAAGGTGAGGGTTTGGACACCACAAAAGGCCTTATTGTTCTGCAG GAATGGTGGGGAATGAATGACCAAATCGTTGCAGAGGCAAAAATGATCGGTGAAAATGGAAAGTTCAAAACAATTGTGCCAG ACCTTTACCGAGGTAAGGTGGCGACTGACTCCGAGACTGCAGGTCACCTGATGGATAACCTGGATTGGGACGGTGCGCTGGCTGATATCGCTGGAGCTGCAAAGTTTCTAATGAGCAAAGGATGTAAGAAG GTGGGCGTGACAGGGTTCTGTATGGGCGGAGCCCTAAGTCTGGCAACCGCGGTCAAAGTGTCAGAAATCTCGGCAGCTGCCCCTTTTTACGGAATCCCAGACAGTACAAAGTATGACGTCAGTACCATAACCATTCCCGTACAGGCTCATTTCGGTGACAAAGACGACCTGGAAGGGTTTTCATCCCCCGCTGATGCTGAGGCACTGAAAGGGCGAATGAAAGATGAAAGATTTGAGTTGTTCATGTATCCCGGTTGTGGCCACGCTTTTACCAATCCCACGGGGCCCATGGGGAACTATAATGAAGAGCAGTGTAAGATCGCGCTTGGACGGATGCAGgaatttatgaacaaatatcttgCTTAG
- the LOC128206456 gene encoding protein usf-like isoform X1, with the protein MRTCLLTQLKQCVLLSCGTRGSVLLPLINNRSLKTANMSKVEFDSANSKGPCPGVLQGEGLDTTKGLIVLQEWWGMNDQIVAEAKMIGENGKFKTIVPDLYRGKVATDSETAGHLMDNLDWDGALADIAGAAKFLMSKGCKKVGVTGFCMGGALSLATAVKVSEISAAAPFYGIPDSTKYDVSTITIPVQAHFGDKDDLEGFSSPADAEALKGRMKDERFELFMYPGCGHAFTNPTGPMGNYNEEQCKIALGRMQEFMNKYLA; encoded by the exons ATGAGGACATGTTTGTTAACCCAGTTGAAACAATGTGTTTTACTGTCATGTGGAACACGAGGCAGTGTTTTACTTCCATTAATAAACAACAG AAGCCTTAAAACTGCCAATATGTCTAAAGTTGAATTTGATTCTGCCAATTCAAAAGGGCCTTGCCCTGGAGTGCTCCAAGGTGAGGGTTTGGACACCACAAAAGGCCTTATTGTTCTGCAG GAATGGTGGGGAATGAATGACCAAATCGTTGCAGAGGCAAAAATGATCGGTGAAAATGGAAAGTTCAAAACAATTGTGCCAG ACCTTTACCGAGGTAAGGTGGCGACTGACTCCGAGACTGCAGGTCACCTGATGGATAACCTGGATTGGGACGGTGCGCTGGCTGATATCGCTGGAGCTGCAAAGTTTCTAATGAGCAAAGGATGTAAGAAG GTGGGCGTGACAGGGTTCTGTATGGGCGGAGCCCTAAGTCTGGCAACCGCGGTCAAAGTGTCAGAAATCTCGGCAGCTGCCCCTTTTTACGGAATCCCAGACAGTACAAAGTATGACGTCAGTACCATAACCATTCCCGTACAGGCTCATTTCGGTGACAAAGACGACCTGGAAGGGTTTTCATCCCCCGCTGATGCTGAGGCACTGAAAGGGCGAATGAAAGATGAAAGATTTGAGTTGTTCATGTATCCCGGTTGTGGCCACGCTTTTACCAATCCCACGGGGCCCATGGGGAACTATAATGAAGAGCAGTGTAAGATCGCGCTTGGACGGATGCAGgaatttatgaacaaatatcttgCTTAG